The Salegentibacter mishustinae genome includes a window with the following:
- a CDS encoding VOC family protein — protein MKIQKLQIYSGNLKEQLRFYRDTLNLKVTDNSDDYFEVETGYSTLRFQQKENATAYHIAFHVPDNQHNEALEWVKERVPVLRGNGQEIIDFLDWSAKSLYFYDRDQNIIEFISRESLSKPESALFSEKSILGISEVGLVTENIKEKFDFLHTNFELEKYDGDFERFCAIGDDEGLLITINQKLKDWFPTDDKAYKSEFKMEFTQQGKKHSLVFENDKLKAQQ, from the coding sequence ATGAAAATCCAGAAACTTCAAATATATAGCGGGAATTTAAAAGAACAACTGCGTTTTTATCGCGATACCTTAAATCTAAAGGTCACCGATAATAGCGATGATTATTTTGAAGTTGAAACCGGATATTCCACTTTAAGATTTCAGCAGAAAGAAAACGCAACAGCTTATCATATCGCATTTCATGTTCCCGATAATCAACATAACGAAGCCCTGGAATGGGTAAAAGAAAGGGTTCCCGTTTTACGAGGAAACGGACAGGAAATTATAGATTTTTTAGACTGGAGTGCAAAATCACTCTATTTCTACGATAGAGACCAAAATATTATTGAATTCATTTCCCGGGAAAGTTTGAGTAAACCGGAGTCGGCATTATTTTCAGAAAAAAGTATTTTAGGAATTAGTGAAGTTGGACTGGTAACTGAAAATATTAAGGAGAAATTCGACTTTCTACATACCAACTTTGAATTAGAAAAATATGATGGCGATTTTGAGCGTTTTTGTGCTATTGGTGATGACGAAGGTTTGCTCATCACCATAAACCAAAAGCTTAAAGATTGGTTTCCTACAGATGATAAAGCCTATAAATCTGAATTTAAAATGGAATTTACGCAACAGGGAAAAAAGCACTCCCTTGTTTTTGAAAACGATAAACTAAAAGCTCAGCAATAA
- a CDS encoding LOG family protein — protein sequence MENNKNQLKRIAVFCASSEGNDEKIYTESYRLGKVLAQKNIQLIFGGSKLGLMGQVAAGTLQNGGEVIGVIPDFLKTKEVVHTGLTELITTKDMHERKLKMHELSDGFIALPGGFGTFEELFEIVTWGQLGLHQNPIGLLNINGFYDDLIAMLKTMVRKGLLRKENFDLLLIAENIEELLEKMHNFKPMPVPKWMNKDQT from the coding sequence TTGGAAAATAATAAGAATCAACTCAAAAGAATTGCTGTTTTTTGCGCAAGCAGCGAAGGTAATGATGAAAAGATTTATACCGAATCTTATCGCTTAGGTAAAGTCTTAGCGCAAAAAAATATTCAACTCATTTTTGGTGGAAGTAAACTTGGTTTAATGGGGCAGGTAGCTGCCGGAACACTGCAAAATGGAGGTGAAGTAATTGGGGTAATTCCAGATTTTTTGAAAACCAAAGAAGTGGTACATACCGGTTTAACCGAATTGATCACTACTAAAGATATGCACGAGCGAAAGTTGAAAATGCACGAATTAAGTGACGGTTTTATAGCACTTCCTGGTGGTTTTGGAACTTTCGAAGAGCTTTTTGAAATCGTAACCTGGGGTCAATTGGGGCTGCATCAAAATCCCATTGGGCTTCTAAATATCAACGGATTCTACGACGATCTTATCGCGATGCTTAAAACAATGGTTCGCAAAGGTTTGCTTAGAAAAGAGAACTTTGATCTTTTGCTTATCGCTGAAAATATAGAGGAGCTCCTGGAAAAAATGCATAATTTTAAACCTATGCCGGTTCCCAAATGGATGAATAAAGATCAGACCTAA
- the prmC gene encoding peptide chain release factor N(5)-glutamine methyltransferase — protein MKLKAQKEIFFNELESEYRAEEVFSFFFLLTEAFFGIKRLDLALNPETEIDENQIQKLDAALVRLKDHEPIQYIIGETEFFGLTFKVDKNVLVPRPETEELVQWILDDFASEKKALKILDIGTGSGCIAISLAKNLPKAQISAIDISEKALQIAKINAETNNAETNNAEINFIQEDILKTDAFIGSWDIIVSNPPYVRELEKKEMHRNVLEYEPETALYVKDEDPLLFYNKITRLAKESLNPGGKLYFEINQYLADETEKMMQEQGFVTEKRKDIFGNYRMLKGIAHNI, from the coding sequence ATGAAACTAAAAGCACAAAAAGAAATTTTCTTTAATGAGCTGGAAAGCGAGTATCGGGCGGAAGAAGTGTTTTCCTTTTTCTTTTTATTAACCGAAGCATTTTTTGGAATAAAACGTCTGGACCTGGCTCTAAATCCTGAAACTGAAATTGATGAAAACCAGATTCAGAAATTAGATGCAGCCTTAGTTCGTTTAAAAGATCATGAACCCATTCAGTATATTATTGGGGAAACAGAATTTTTCGGATTGACTTTTAAAGTTGATAAAAATGTACTGGTGCCAAGACCGGAAACCGAAGAATTGGTGCAATGGATTTTAGATGATTTCGCTTCCGAGAAAAAAGCATTGAAGATCCTGGATATAGGAACCGGCAGCGGCTGCATCGCCATAAGTCTGGCGAAAAATCTTCCAAAAGCTCAGATTTCAGCAATTGATATTTCTGAAAAAGCCTTGCAAATAGCGAAAATCAATGCTGAAACTAACAATGCTGAAACTAACAATGCTGAAATTAATTTTATCCAGGAGGATATTTTAAAAACCGACGCTTTCATTGGAAGCTGGGATATTATAGTATCTAACCCGCCCTACGTTCGGGAGCTGGAAAAAAAAGAAATGCATCGCAATGTTTTGGAGTATGAGCCCGAAACTGCTTTGTATGTTAAAGACGAAGATCCTTTACTTTTTTATAATAAAATTACGAGATTGGCCAAAGAAAGTCTCAATCCTGGTGGAAAGCTTTATTTTGAGATCAATCAATACCTCGCAGATGAAACTGAAAAGATGATGCAAGAGCAGGGGTTTGTTACCGAGAAACGAAAAGATATTTTTGGAAATTACAGGATGCTAAAAGGAATCGCGCATAATATTTAA
- a CDS encoding GNAT family N-acetyltransferase, whose translation MSTLKIREIQPEDNQQVAEVVRTVLVEMGVPKVGTAYEDKALDDMFATYQHPRMNYFVVEEDGKVIGGAGIAPLIGLEEKICELQKMYFLPEARGKGLGAQMMDTCLKFGEAQGFEQCYIETLPYMESARKLYARSGFKSLEKPLGDTGHYNCTMWMIKDI comes from the coding sequence ATGAGCACGCTAAAAATACGGGAAATTCAACCCGAAGACAATCAACAAGTTGCCGAAGTAGTTAGAACGGTTTTAGTAGAAATGGGCGTTCCTAAAGTTGGCACCGCCTATGAGGACAAAGCACTTGACGATATGTTCGCTACTTACCAGCACCCGCGAATGAATTATTTTGTGGTAGAAGAAGATGGAAAGGTTATTGGTGGCGCCGGAATTGCCCCGTTAATTGGACTGGAAGAAAAAATATGTGAACTGCAAAAAATGTATTTTCTCCCTGAAGCTCGAGGTAAAGGTTTGGGGGCGCAGATGATGGATACTTGCTTAAAATTTGGGGAAGCCCAGGGTTTTGAACAGTGCTATATTGAAACCTTGCCCTATATGGAAAGTGCGCGAAAACTCTATGCCCGCAGCGGATTTAAATCTTTAGAAAAACCTCTCGGAGACACCGGTCATTACAATTGCACGATGTGGATGATTAAGGATATTTGA
- the ribD gene encoding bifunctional diaminohydroxyphosphoribosylaminopyrimidine deaminase/5-amino-6-(5-phosphoribosylamino)uracil reductase RibD — protein MNIHEKYIKRCIELAKNGLGATYPNPLVGSVIVHKNSIIGEGWHQKAGAPHAEVNAVNSVKDKSLLKKSTIYVSLEPCSHFGKTPPCSDLIIAKGIKKVVIGAVDPFAEVAGRGIKKLMEAGCEVQVGVLEQECQDLNKRFFTFHQKKRPYIILKWAQTADGFIAPKIQEKREPVWITNQYSKQLVHKWRSEEQAILVGTNTAIADNPKLNTRLWKGENPVRAVIDKKLKIPEESALFDGTIKTIVLTENEKKSDNNNLAFEKLDFQQDLPNQICEVLYRHNLQSVIIEGGAKTLQTFTDNNLWDEARVFTGISEFHKGVKAPEFSGKMFSKTTLERDTLKFYKND, from the coding sequence GTGAATATACACGAAAAATATATAAAACGCTGTATCGAACTGGCCAAAAACGGACTGGGAGCAACCTATCCCAATCCGCTGGTAGGCAGCGTAATTGTTCATAAAAATAGCATTATTGGCGAAGGCTGGCACCAAAAGGCAGGCGCTCCACACGCCGAGGTAAACGCAGTAAATTCTGTGAAAGATAAATCGCTTTTAAAAAAATCTACCATCTATGTGAGTCTTGAACCCTGCAGCCATTTTGGAAAAACGCCGCCTTGTAGTGATCTAATTATCGCCAAAGGCATTAAAAAAGTGGTGATTGGCGCTGTAGATCCTTTTGCTGAAGTTGCCGGACGGGGCATTAAAAAATTAATGGAAGCCGGTTGCGAAGTGCAGGTAGGAGTTTTGGAGCAAGAATGCCAGGACCTCAACAAACGCTTTTTCACTTTTCATCAAAAAAAACGCCCCTATATTATTTTGAAATGGGCGCAAACCGCCGATGGTTTTATCGCTCCGAAAATTCAGGAAAAAAGAGAACCGGTTTGGATCACGAATCAATATTCAAAACAACTAGTGCATAAATGGCGAAGTGAAGAACAGGCTATTTTAGTAGGCACCAACACCGCGATTGCCGATAATCCTAAATTAAATACCAGGCTTTGGAAGGGCGAAAACCCGGTTCGGGCGGTGATAGATAAAAAATTAAAAATTCCGGAAGAATCTGCATTGTTTGATGGCACTATAAAAACAATTGTTTTAACCGAAAATGAAAAGAAGTCAGACAATAATAATTTAGCCTTTGAAAAATTAGATTTCCAACAGGACCTGCCGAATCAAATTTGCGAGGTGCTTTACCGGCATAACCTACAATCGGTTATTATTGAAGGTGGTGCAAAAACGCTTCAGACTTTTACTGATAACAATCTTTGGGATGAAGCGAGAGTTTTTACCGGAATTTCTGAATTTCATAAAGGCGTAAAGGCACCGGAGTTTTCAGGAAAAATGTTTTCTAAAACCACTCTGGAGCGGGATACTTTAAAATTTTATAAGAATGATTAA
- a CDS encoding HAD family hydrolase, which produces MIKTIIFDFGDVFINLDKPATMREMNKYKIEELSESLLDINQQYEKGLISSTEFVKYYQTEHSQLQENQFKNSWNAILIDFPEYRYQFLKKLSAEKNYKLILLSNTNEIHIDWVKENVPFFEDFKACFDAFYLSHEINFRKPDAEIYEYVLEQHDLKPEECLFIDDTKENTEAAKNLGIHTWNIEPTREDVIDLFTAKKELF; this is translated from the coding sequence ATGATTAAAACTATAATATTCGATTTTGGAGACGTATTCATCAACCTGGACAAACCGGCTACGATGCGCGAAATGAATAAATATAAAATCGAAGAACTTTCAGAAAGTTTGCTGGATATTAACCAACAATATGAAAAAGGGCTAATTTCTTCTACTGAGTTTGTAAAATATTATCAAACAGAACACTCTCAACTTCAGGAAAATCAGTTTAAAAATTCCTGGAACGCGATTCTAATAGATTTCCCGGAATATCGTTACCAGTTTTTAAAAAAGCTTTCTGCAGAAAAAAACTATAAGTTAATTCTTTTGAGCAATACCAACGAAATTCATATTGATTGGGTTAAAGAAAATGTACCGTTTTTTGAAGATTTTAAAGCTTGTTTTGATGCTTTTTATCTTTCACACGAGATCAATTTTAGAAAACCTGATGCCGAAATTTATGAGTATGTGCTGGAGCAACACGATTTAAAGCCAGAAGAATGCCTTTTTATAGATGATACCAAAGAAAATACCGAGGCCGCTAAAAATTTAGGAATTCACACCTGGAACATTGAACCTACCCGCGAAGATGTGATCGATTTATTTACTGCTAAAAAAGAGTTATTTTGA
- a CDS encoding EamA family transporter yields the protein MIYLLLSILSSTVIFVVFRLYKKYGVNTLQAIIVNYFIACIVGFFGYIESVDDLVRIPSESWFLGTVFLGAMFITVFNLAAITTQRSGLSVVSVATKMSVAIPVFFGIFIYNESLGFLKVTGIILALAAVYLSSIKTKKGISIKKENLIFPLLVFVGSGIIDTTINYLENFYVSETDVGLFSSSIFGIAGIIGTTILIGQAVLGKLKITWKNIAGGIALGIPNYFSIYFLVMALRSPGFENSVIFTLNHVGIVLASTILGIVLFKEVLLKKNWIGIALAVISIILVASSQ from the coding sequence TTGATCTATCTACTGCTTAGTATACTTTCTTCCACGGTTATTTTTGTGGTTTTCAGGCTGTATAAAAAATATGGAGTAAACACCCTCCAGGCCATCATCGTCAATTATTTTATCGCCTGTATCGTGGGCTTTTTCGGTTATATTGAAAGTGTTGACGACCTGGTTAGAATCCCTTCAGAATCCTGGTTCCTGGGAACAGTATTTCTGGGCGCTATGTTTATAACCGTATTTAATCTTGCGGCAATTACCACACAGCGCAGTGGACTTTCGGTGGTTTCGGTAGCCACCAAAATGTCGGTTGCGATTCCTGTTTTCTTCGGAATCTTTATTTATAATGAAAGCCTGGGTTTTTTAAAAGTCACCGGAATTATTCTCGCACTCGCGGCGGTTTATTTGAGTTCTATTAAAACGAAAAAAGGAATTAGCATCAAGAAAGAAAATCTCATTTTTCCTTTACTGGTTTTTGTAGGCAGTGGGATTATTGACACAACAATAAACTACCTTGAAAATTTCTATGTTTCGGAAACCGATGTCGGGCTTTTCTCTTCCAGCATTTTCGGAATTGCAGGAATCATTGGAACCACGATCTTAATTGGACAGGCAGTTTTAGGAAAACTGAAAATTACCTGGAAAAATATAGCGGGAGGAATTGCGCTGGGAATTCCCAATTATTTTTCGATCTATTTTTTAGTAATGGCACTGCGATCTCCGGGATTTGAAAATTCGGTGATCTTTACCCTGAACCACGTGGGAATTGTTTTAGCCTCAACCATACTGGGAATCGTACTTTTTAAAGAAGTTCTCTTAAAGAAAAACTGGATTGGAATTGCGCTAGCCGTGATAAGTATTATTTTGGTGGCGAGTAGCCAATAA
- a CDS encoding IMPACT family protein, with amino-acid sequence MKDTYKTITKASPEVLFKDRNSKFFGYAFPVRTEEEANIHLEELKTKHHKARHWCYAWQFGKSEADFQYRANDDGEPSNSAGMPIYGQIQSFEVTNILIVVVRYFGGVKLGVGGLINAYKTAAQMALEEANIVKRTIDELFEISFDYPEMNIVMRLIKENNLNIIEQKLELDCKIYISVRKKDAAAIFEKFDTTYKVEIKKLED; translated from the coding sequence ATGAAAGACACCTATAAAACCATAACCAAAGCTTCGCCCGAAGTCCTGTTTAAGGATAGGAATTCAAAATTCTTTGGCTACGCATTTCCGGTTAGGACAGAAGAAGAAGCAAATATTCATTTAGAAGAATTAAAAACAAAGCACCACAAAGCGAGGCACTGGTGTTATGCCTGGCAATTTGGAAAATCTGAAGCCGATTTTCAATATCGCGCCAATGATGATGGCGAACCTTCCAACTCTGCAGGAATGCCAATCTATGGGCAAATTCAATCTTTTGAGGTTACCAACATTCTAATTGTGGTGGTGAGATATTTTGGCGGTGTAAAACTCGGTGTGGGCGGACTTATAAATGCCTATAAGACCGCAGCGCAAATGGCACTGGAAGAAGCCAATATCGTTAAACGAACCATAGACGAGCTTTTCGAGATTAGTTTTGATTATCCTGAAATGAACATCGTGATGCGATTAATAAAGGAAAATAACCTCAATATTATTGAACAAAAACTGGAGTTAGATTGTAAGATCTATATTTCTGTAAGGAAAAAAGATGCAGCAGCTATTTTTGAAAAATTTGATACTACTTATAAAGTTGAAATTAAGAAATTAGAGGATTAA
- a CDS encoding acyl-CoA thioesterase produces MKSHISYVKVRYAETDQMGVVHHGNYAQYFEIARLDWLSALGISYKTMEENGVMLPVYELNTKFLRPAVFEDELEIEVQLKELPSVKITFEYLIYNQNKELLTKAFTTLVFMDSKTKKPIRCPQYILEKLK; encoded by the coding sequence ATGAAAAGTCACATATCTTATGTTAAAGTCCGTTATGCGGAAACCGATCAAATGGGAGTGGTACACCACGGGAATTACGCTCAATACTTTGAAATAGCCCGCCTTGACTGGCTCTCAGCACTAGGAATTTCCTATAAAACGATGGAAGAAAACGGTGTAATGTTACCGGTTTACGAATTGAACACAAAATTTTTAAGGCCTGCAGTTTTTGAAGATGAATTAGAAATTGAAGTGCAGCTGAAGGAACTTCCCTCGGTAAAAATTACTTTTGAATATTTAATTTATAATCAAAATAAAGAGTTGCTCACTAAAGCATTTACTACTCTTGTTTTTATGGATTCCAAAACCAAAAAACCAATTCGTTGTCCACAATATATTTTAGAGAAATTGAAATAA
- the dnaA gene encoding chromosomal replication initiator protein DnaA, with amino-acid sequence MSKTAQSVWNSCLAFIKDNITPQAYKTWFEPIQAVKLTDCALSIQVPSKFFYEWLEEHYVKLLKVSLTKELGEKAKLVYVIKMENTYGNKMPFTEKIPSTQRSNMASQEVDVPIKNKNPELKNPFIIPGIRNVKIESQLNPSYNFENFLEGDSNRLARSAGLAVANKPGGTSFNPLLIFGGVGLGKTHLAHAIGVEIKDKYPEKTVLYISAEKFTQQYIESVKKNNRNDFIHFYQIIDVLIVDDIQLLSGKAGTQDVFFHIFNHLHQNGKQVILTSDKAPVDMQDIEQRLLSRFKWGLSAELQHPDFETRISIIKNKLYRDGVEMPEEIVEFLANNIKTNIRELEGAIISLIAHSSFNKKDITLELAKKIVDNYVKNTKREVSIDYIQKVVSDYFQMDVQTLQSKTRKRHIVQARQLAMFFAKKFTKASLASIGSQIGKRDHATVLHACKTVDNLSTTDKQFKKFVEDLNKKLTI; translated from the coding sequence ATGTCAAAAACTGCGCAATCAGTTTGGAATAGCTGTCTGGCTTTTATCAAAGATAACATCACTCCACAAGCATACAAAACGTGGTTTGAACCTATACAAGCAGTAAAGCTTACGGATTGTGCACTTAGCATACAAGTGCCGTCTAAGTTTTTTTACGAGTGGTTAGAAGAACACTACGTAAAGCTTTTAAAAGTTTCGCTTACTAAAGAGTTAGGAGAAAAAGCGAAATTGGTCTACGTGATCAAAATGGAGAATACCTACGGCAATAAAATGCCATTTACCGAGAAAATTCCAAGTACCCAGCGTAGTAACATGGCTTCCCAGGAAGTAGATGTCCCTATAAAGAATAAAAATCCCGAATTAAAGAATCCTTTTATAATTCCGGGAATTAGAAATGTAAAGATCGAATCTCAATTAAACCCGAGTTACAATTTCGAGAATTTCCTGGAAGGAGATTCTAACCGATTGGCAAGATCGGCTGGATTAGCTGTGGCGAATAAACCGGGTGGAACTTCATTTAATCCGCTGCTTATTTTTGGTGGGGTTGGATTAGGAAAAACCCATTTAGCACACGCAATTGGGGTTGAAATTAAAGATAAATATCCAGAGAAAACCGTTTTATATATTTCGGCAGAAAAATTTACACAACAGTATATTGAATCTGTAAAGAAAAATAACCGAAACGATTTTATTCACTTTTACCAGATCATTGATGTTTTAATTGTGGATGATATCCAATTGCTTTCAGGAAAAGCAGGAACCCAGGATGTATTCTTCCATATTTTCAATCACCTTCACCAAAACGGAAAACAGGTAATTCTCACCAGTGATAAGGCACCGGTAGATATGCAGGACATTGAACAACGCCTGCTTTCAAGATTTAAATGGGGACTTTCGGCAGAATTACAACATCCAGATTTTGAAACAAGGATCTCTATTATTAAAAACAAACTTTATCGCGATGGCGTTGAAATGCCAGAAGAGATCGTAGAGTTTTTAGCTAATAATATTAAAACAAATATTCGCGAACTGGAAGGCGCTATTATTTCTCTTATAGCCCACTCTTCTTTCAACAAAAAAGATATCACTTTAGAACTCGCTAAAAAGATCGTAGATAACTACGTGAAAAATACCAAACGCGAAGTTTCTATAGATTATATTCAAAAAGTGGTGAGTGATTATTTCCAGATGGATGTGCAAACTTTGCAGTCTAAAACCCGCAAAAGGCATATTGTACAGGCAAGACAACTGGCCATGTTCTTTGCTAAAAAGTTCACAAAAGCTTCTTTAGCAAGTATCGGTTCACAAATTGGAAAACGCGATCATGCCACCGTTTTACACGCGTGCAAAACGGTAGATAACTTATCTACTACAGATAAGCAATTCAAGAAATTTGTTGAAGACCTCAACAAGAAACTTACTATATAA
- a CDS encoding low molecular weight protein-tyrosine-phosphatase, whose translation MKTKVLMVCLGNICRSPLAEGILKSKVDQSQVFVDSAGTGDYHIDDSPDPRSIAIAKKNNLDITYQRGRQFQAEDFDKFDRIYVMDNQNFKDVISLARNDDDRAKVQLILDEIFPAENVDVPDPYFGGEHGFENVYQMLDEACEKIANQLKEENKA comes from the coding sequence ATGAAGACTAAGGTATTGATGGTGTGCCTCGGCAACATATGCAGATCACCGCTTGCCGAGGGAATTTTAAAATCTAAAGTAGACCAATCTCAGGTTTTTGTAGATTCGGCCGGGACGGGAGATTATCATATAGACGACTCTCCAGACCCACGATCTATTGCGATAGCAAAAAAGAACAACCTGGATATTACTTATCAGCGCGGAAGGCAATTCCAGGCTGAAGACTTTGATAAATTCGATCGCATTTATGTGATGGACAATCAGAATTTTAAAGATGTGATCTCCCTTGCCAGAAACGACGACGATCGCGCTAAGGTACAATTGATCCTTGACGAAATTTTCCCAGCGGAAAACGTAGATGTTCCCGACCCATATTTTGGTGGCGAGCACGGGTTTGAAAATGTGTACCAAATGCTTGATGAGGCTTGCGAAAAAATAGCAAACCAGCTGAAGGAAGAAAACAAAGCATAA
- a CDS encoding SAM-dependent methyltransferase yields the protein MADFKYSGKLYLIPTTMGAANPMQVLPIQVKEIMEDLDIYIVENEKTARRHIKQLLPEKQQSILKFFSLNKFTEATEIPSFLNDCKEGKDIGLLSEAGCPGVADPGAEIVKIAHSEGIQVIPLVGPSSILLAMMGSGMNGQRFTFNGYLPIDKKERKKEIKDLERLSSEKQEAQIFIETPYRNNKLLEDFLHLLHPTTRLCVACDLTLPTEYIVTKPVSEWSKTKTDLHKRPAIFIFQKEI from the coding sequence ATGGCAGACTTTAAATATTCAGGAAAACTTTACCTTATCCCCACTACTATGGGCGCTGCAAATCCCATGCAGGTTTTACCGATACAGGTAAAAGAAATTATGGAAGATCTGGATATTTATATTGTTGAAAATGAAAAAACAGCCCGCCGACATATAAAACAACTACTTCCGGAAAAACAGCAATCTATTTTAAAGTTTTTCAGCTTAAATAAATTTACTGAAGCTACTGAAATACCTTCCTTTCTAAATGACTGTAAAGAGGGAAAAGACATAGGCCTACTCAGTGAAGCCGGTTGCCCCGGTGTTGCAGATCCAGGTGCAGAAATTGTAAAAATCGCCCACAGCGAAGGAATACAGGTAATTCCATTAGTAGGGCCTTCTTCAATCCTTCTGGCAATGATGGGCAGCGGAATGAATGGCCAGCGTTTTACCTTTAACGGCTATTTACCTATAGATAAAAAAGAAAGAAAAAAGGAAATTAAAGATTTAGAGCGACTTTCTTCAGAAAAACAGGAGGCTCAAATTTTTATTGAAACTCCTTACCGAAATAATAAGTTACTGGAAGACTTTTTACATCTTTTACATCCAACCACAAGACTTTGCGTAGCTTGTGATCTTACACTGCCTACAGAGTACATTGTAACCAAACCGGTATCAGAATGGAGTAAAACAAAAACAGACCTCCATAAGAGGCCTGCTATATTTATATTTCAAAAGGAGATCTAA
- the mltG gene encoding endolytic transglycosylase MltG, with translation MYIKKILLAIAILGLIGLSVFSYYIYTSIFSANTSFSEEEKMVYVPTGADYQTVIDSLQPYIEDMESFDLVASKKGYASNIKPGRYDIKSGMNNNELVNALRRGNVPVKLTFNNQERLEDLAGRIAEQIEADSTALIKAFKDEEFLAENDFTQAEALAMYIPNQYELYWNSSAEEFRSRMKREYERFWTEEKRKKAEEIGLNPKEVSILASVVHKETAKVDERPKVAGVYMNRYKNGWKLDADPTVIYALKNKTQKWDTIIKRVLYKDLELDSPYNTYMYKELPPGPIFMADISAINAVLNYEDHDYFYFVADVENFGYHKFAKNLAQHNRNKQEYVRWINKQGVKR, from the coding sequence ATGTATATTAAAAAAATTCTCCTGGCCATTGCCATTCTTGGACTTATAGGTCTTTCAGTTTTTAGCTATTATATTTATACCAGTATATTTTCGGCAAATACCAGTTTTTCAGAAGAAGAAAAGATGGTTTATGTGCCTACCGGGGCAGATTATCAAACCGTGATAGATAGCCTTCAGCCTTATATTGAGGATATGGAATCTTTTGATCTTGTGGCCAGCAAAAAAGGTTATGCTTCCAATATTAAACCGGGTAGATATGATATAAAATCTGGTATGAATAATAATGAATTGGTAAATGCCTTGCGTCGAGGGAATGTTCCTGTTAAGCTTACCTTTAATAACCAGGAGCGCCTGGAAGATCTTGCCGGAAGAATCGCCGAGCAAATTGAAGCCGATAGTACTGCTTTGATTAAAGCTTTTAAAGATGAAGAATTTTTAGCCGAAAATGATTTTACGCAAGCGGAAGCTTTAGCAATGTATATTCCCAATCAATATGAATTATACTGGAATAGTTCAGCCGAAGAATTTAGAAGCAGAATGAAACGTGAATACGAACGTTTCTGGACTGAAGAAAAGAGAAAGAAAGCTGAAGAAATTGGATTGAATCCTAAAGAAGTTTCCATTTTAGCTTCGGTAGTACATAAAGAAACAGCAAAAGTGGACGAACGCCCTAAAGTAGCGGGAGTTTATATGAACCGATATAAAAACGGCTGGAAGCTAGATGCCGACCCAACCGTGATCTATGCGCTTAAAAACAAAACGCAAAAATGGGATACTATAATAAAGAGGGTGCTTTATAAAGATCTGGAATTGGATTCACCTTATAATACTTATATGTATAAAGAATTGCCACCAGGTCCTATTTTTATGGCAGACATTTCGGCAATAAATGCAGTGCTCAATTATGAAGACCACGATTACTTCTATTTTGTAGCCGATGTAGAGAATTTTGGCTACCATAAATTTGCTAAGAATTTAGCGCAACATAACCGGAATAAGCAGGAATATGTGCGTTGGATTAATAAGCAAGGTGTAAAAAGATAA
- a CDS encoding GNAT family N-acetyltransferase has product MLSLKGDKIYLRALEPEDLDFVHAVENNEEFWEVSATQTPYSRFMIKQYLENAHRDIYDVKQLRLVICDLKDKEVGLIDIFDFEPKDRRAALGILIADASERGKGYGAEALELICNYCFKHLAMHQVYANITGGNEKSVKLFENLGFERVGVKKDWTYFEGRFKDEILYQLINK; this is encoded by the coding sequence ATGCTAAGTTTAAAAGGAGATAAGATATATCTAAGAGCCCTTGAGCCCGAAGATCTCGATTTTGTTCACGCTGTGGAGAATAACGAAGAGTTTTGGGAAGTAAGTGCTACTCAAACTCCTTACTCTCGCTTTATGATTAAGCAATACCTGGAAAATGCACACCGCGATATTTATGATGTAAAACAACTTCGCCTGGTAATATGTGATTTAAAGGATAAAGAAGTAGGACTAATAGATATCTTTGATTTTGAACCTAAAGATAGAAGGGCTGCCCTTGGTATTTTAATAGCCGATGCTTCAGAACGCGGAAAAGGTTATGGAGCAGAAGCTCTTGAGCTTATCTGTAATTATTGTTTTAAGCATCTTGCAATGCACCAGGTTTATGCGAATATTACCGGCGGGAACGAAAAAAGTGTAAAGCTTTTTGAAAATTTGGGCTTTGAAAGAGTAGGTGTAAAAAAAGATTGGACTTATTTTGAAGGCCGATTTAAAGATGAAATTCTATATCAATTGATCAATAAATAA